The Micromonospora sp. Llam0 genome includes a window with the following:
- a CDS encoding ABC transporter ATP-binding protein yields MHNENRLGQRWARVPTRALRSLRMLRWLMGNWPVGIAGSSATDTCSGGAAVWSTIKLFLSLRPQARLEIAGLVGLMLLITATYVGQGLLIADLLARVFSSTELGELVVPLVVIGVLQLARGALIVVKDSWAQRVSARVKEAVREGLALKLMEIGPGQAQRMRTGDLQSTIVDSVELLDPLMGRFVPAVVASVLGACLAAVYVIAVDPVVGIVVLACALLAPLSKMVGDRWIKDRGDRWMISYRGLYAESLDAVQGMATLKAFNASARRGRELVDRGEAFCRDSIRLMMAWCASSSVGELMVPIGTAAAVGLGAWHAATGAVSIAGLFTILILTRETFRPMHDLEAAYHAAYSAIPASRAIADVLRLEPDVRDDATTAPQLRQNPPSLEFDDLRFCYPTRRAPALDGFSLVVAPGERVAIVGRSGAGKSTVVGLLMRYFDADAGSIRVGGHDTRTFPLADLRSLVGVVSQDTYLFHGTVRENLLLARPDATDDEIARAVTAAQAAEFISRLPQGFDTVVGERGLKLSGGERQRIAIARALLKDAPVLILDEPTSSIDAANEAEITRALGELTRGRTTIIIAHRLSTVRDADRIVVMEAGRIVESGRHVELVAREGVYAELVATQTGAPA; encoded by the coding sequence ATGCACAACGAAAACCGTCTGGGGCAAAGATGGGCTCGGGTGCCGACGCGCGCCTTGCGCAGCCTGAGGATGCTCCGTTGGCTGATGGGGAATTGGCCCGTTGGTATCGCCGGGTCGAGTGCGACCGATACGTGTTCTGGGGGTGCGGCCGTGTGGTCGACGATCAAGCTGTTCCTGTCGCTGCGGCCGCAGGCCCGGCTGGAGATAGCCGGCCTGGTCGGGCTGATGCTGCTCATCACGGCGACCTACGTTGGCCAGGGACTGCTGATCGCGGACCTGCTGGCCCGGGTGTTCTCGTCAACCGAGCTCGGCGAGCTGGTGGTACCCCTGGTCGTGATCGGTGTTCTCCAGTTGGCGCGCGGCGCCCTGATCGTGGTGAAGGACTCGTGGGCGCAGCGGGTGTCTGCGCGGGTCAAGGAGGCGGTGCGCGAGGGCCTCGCGTTGAAGTTGATGGAAATCGGCCCCGGCCAGGCGCAGCGAATGCGCACGGGTGACCTGCAGTCGACGATCGTGGACTCCGTCGAACTGCTCGATCCGCTGATGGGCCGGTTCGTGCCCGCCGTGGTGGCCTCCGTGCTCGGGGCCTGCCTTGCTGCGGTCTACGTGATCGCGGTCGACCCGGTGGTGGGAATCGTGGTGCTCGCGTGCGCGCTGCTGGCTCCATTGTCAAAGATGGTCGGCGACCGTTGGATCAAGGATCGTGGCGATCGCTGGATGATCTCCTACCGCGGCCTCTACGCCGAGAGCCTGGACGCGGTCCAAGGGATGGCCACCCTGAAGGCGTTCAACGCCAGCGCCCGGCGCGGCCGGGAACTGGTCGACCGAGGTGAGGCGTTCTGCCGGGACTCGATTCGGCTCATGATGGCGTGGTGCGCGTCCTCCAGCGTCGGGGAACTGATGGTGCCGATCGGTACCGCGGCCGCGGTCGGTCTCGGCGCATGGCATGCCGCCACCGGGGCCGTCAGCATCGCAGGGCTGTTCACGATCCTGATCCTGACGCGGGAGACGTTCAGGCCAATGCACGACCTCGAGGCGGCCTATCACGCGGCGTACTCCGCGATCCCGGCCAGCCGCGCCATCGCCGACGTTCTACGACTCGAGCCGGACGTGCGAGACGACGCGACAACGGCACCGCAGCTGCGGCAGAATCCGCCGAGCCTGGAATTTGACGATCTTCGGTTCTGCTACCCGACGCGGCGGGCACCCGCGCTCGACGGGTTCAGCCTGGTCGTCGCGCCGGGGGAGCGGGTTGCCATCGTGGGGCGCTCGGGTGCGGGTAAGAGCACCGTGGTCGGTCTGCTGATGCGCTACTTCGACGCCGACGCCGGGTCCATCCGTGTCGGCGGTCACGACACGCGCACGTTCCCGCTGGCCGACCTGCGGTCGCTCGTCGGTGTCGTGTCGCAGGACACCTACCTGTTCCACGGCACTGTCCGCGAGAACCTGCTGCTCGCCAGACCGGACGCCACCGACGACGAGATCGCTCGCGCGGTGACCGCAGCCCAGGCCGCCGAATTCATCTCCCGCCTGCCTCAGGGATTCGACACGGTAGTCGGTGAACGAGGTCTGAAGCTGTCCGGCGGCGAGCGCCAACGCATCGCGATCGCCCGCGCCCTGCTCAAGGACGCCCCCGTACTCATCCTCGACGAGCCGACATCGAGCATCGACGCCGCCAACGAAGCGGAGATCACCCGGGCGCTCGGCGAGTTGACCCGCGGCCGTACGACGATCATCATCGCCCATCGGCTGTCCACTGTTCGTGACGCAGACAGAATCGTGGTGATGGAGGCCGGGCGGATCGTCGAGTCTGGCCGCCACGTCGAACTCGTCGCTCGCGAAGGTGTCTACGCCGAACTCGTCGCGACGCAGACTGGAGCACCGGCATGA
- the rpmF gene encoding 50S ribosomal protein L32, translating to MAVPKRKMSRSNTRHRRARWKATATQVTPCPCPRKEMVVPHQACTHCGLYKGRQVVDRP from the coding sequence ATGGCCGTACCGAAGCGGAAGATGTCGCGGTCGAACACCCGGCACCGGCGGGCGCGGTGGAAGGCGACGGCGACGCAGGTGACCCCGTGCCCATGCCCCCGCAAGGAGATGGTGGTGCCACACCAGGCCTGCACGCACTGCGGTCTGTACAAGGGGCGTCAGGTGGTGGACCGGCCGTGA
- a CDS encoding trans-aconitate 2-methyltransferase gives MTALTRDDANRWRRDWETMMCHYQPGRTELHDAGLAATERVHGRAPGRVLDVGGGPGTTAESILRRWPEAQLTVLDVDPALLALADTALPTVRTVRADIGSPDWTSLAGGPYDLVLALMTVHYLPENRLRDWYAEARQVLRPDGLLLVGDAMPAAPMLARRRDDGSDLWTAWWVRLAREPAMASLLDERTAALAGLACAEFVASTDWHRAAARQAGFGEAALLHQRADHALIAFRRRADPR, from the coding sequence ATGACCGCCCTCACCCGGGATGACGCCAACCGGTGGCGGCGCGACTGGGAAACCATGATGTGTCACTACCAGCCCGGCCGCACCGAGCTGCACGACGCCGGCCTCGCAGCCACTGAGCGGGTCCACGGGCGGGCACCCGGTCGGGTGCTCGATGTCGGAGGCGGCCCTGGCACCACCGCGGAGTCGATCCTGCGGCGGTGGCCCGAGGCGCAGCTCACCGTGCTGGATGTCGATCCGGCTCTGCTCGCCCTGGCCGACACCGCGCTGCCGACGGTGCGTACCGTACGGGCCGACATCGGCTCGCCCGACTGGACCTCGTTGGCGGGCGGCCCGTACGACCTGGTGCTGGCTCTGATGACCGTGCACTACCTACCCGAAAACCGGTTGCGAGACTGGTACGCCGAGGCCCGACAGGTGCTCCGCCCGGACGGTTTGCTCCTCGTCGGCGATGCCATGCCTGCTGCCCCCATGCTTGCGCGGCGGCGGGACGATGGAAGCGATCTGTGGACCGCCTGGTGGGTCAGGCTGGCCCGCGAGCCAGCGATGGCATCGCTGCTGGACGAGCGGACGGCGGCCCTGGCTGGACTCGCCTGCGCGGAGTTCGTCGCTTCCACCGACTGGCACCGTGCGGCGGCCCGGCAAGCCGGATTCGGCGAGGCGGCGCTTTTACACCAGCGGGCCGACCATGCCCTGATCGCGTTCCGCCGACGTGCGGACCCTCGATGA
- a CDS encoding (2Fe-2S) ferredoxin domain-containing protein yields the protein MNSAEPAHSGLTVVYCDGHRCHALRHRSCSRAPDRESQDLAAALREAVRCSHGAILVRAGCLGVCHRAPALLLVSRTESAGQRGKLIGPVEEPGQLDAVVELIRHADRKSP from the coding sequence ATGAACTCCGCCGAGCCAGCCCACAGCGGGCTGACCGTCGTCTACTGCGACGGCCACCGCTGCCACGCCCTGCGCCACCGCAGCTGTTCACGCGCGCCCGACCGTGAGTCGCAGGATCTCGCTGCAGCCCTGCGGGAGGCCGTGCGTTGCAGCCACGGAGCCATTCTGGTCCGGGCCGGATGCCTCGGCGTCTGCCACCGCGCACCTGCCCTACTCCTGGTCAGCAGGACGGAGTCTGCGGGGCAGCGCGGAAAGCTGATCGGCCCGGTGGAGGAGCCTGGGCAGCTGGACGCGGTCGTCGAACTCATCCGGCACGCGGACAGGAAATCACCCTGA
- a CDS encoding class I SAM-dependent methyltransferase, with product MPVDWTELAPQLLDAARHDRAWYLTLARELVDPADRLAVDVGCGAGGMSLAIARMMTCGRVVAVDASPAVLDTARDHIRTAWSDPRVRVEPVLVDIPADTAALRETLGGPADLVWASAALHHVGDQQAAVTALASLLDPGGRLALAEGGLPEQHLPWDVGLGEPGLEGRLNAAQDRWFARMRAELPDSRRMPYGWPEALRLAGLSPVTTRTTLDERPPPLDNAARKAVLADLTRRVGWLRPTGLVATGDLDAWDRLLDRSGEHWLGHRNDLFRLSARSVHLGVRPPGPSVNRW from the coding sequence GTGCCTGTCGACTGGACCGAACTGGCACCACAGCTGCTCGATGCGGCCCGGCACGACCGGGCCTGGTACCTGACGCTTGCCCGCGAGCTGGTCGATCCCGCAGACCGACTCGCGGTCGACGTCGGCTGCGGCGCTGGCGGGATGTCGCTGGCCATCGCCCGGATGATGACCTGCGGCAGGGTCGTCGCGGTGGACGCTAGCCCGGCGGTACTCGACACCGCCCGAGACCACATCCGTACCGCCTGGTCGGACCCCCGGGTCCGGGTGGAGCCGGTACTCGTTGACATTCCCGCCGACACGGCCGCCCTGCGCGAGACGCTCGGCGGCCCGGCCGATCTGGTCTGGGCATCTGCCGCGCTGCACCATGTCGGCGACCAGCAGGCGGCGGTCACCGCCCTCGCCAGCCTGCTCGACCCCGGCGGGCGGTTGGCCCTTGCCGAGGGCGGCCTACCGGAGCAACACCTGCCGTGGGACGTCGGCCTGGGCGAACCCGGGCTGGAAGGCCGGCTGAACGCAGCCCAGGACCGATGGTTCGCCAGGATGCGGGCAGAACTACCCGACAGTCGGCGGATGCCGTACGGCTGGCCCGAAGCGTTACGCCTGGCCGGGCTGTCGCCGGTGACCACCCGGACCACCCTGGACGAACGGCCGCCGCCGCTCGACAACGCCGCACGCAAGGCCGTGCTAGCGGATCTCACCCGGCGGGTCGGCTGGCTGCGGCCCACCGGCCTTGTCGCCACCGGTGATCTCGACGCCTGGGATCGCCTCCTCGATCGGTCAGGGGAGCATTGGCTGGGCCACCGAAACGACCTGTTCCGGCTCTCCGCCCGCAGCGTGCACCTCGGCGTACGCCCCCCGGGACCATCCGTGAACCGCTGGTGA
- a CDS encoding type B 50S ribosomal protein L31, giving the protein MKPGIHPEYRPVVYRDKGADFAFLTRSTATSDQAIEWTDGNTYPVIDVQISSASHPFWTGKQRLLDTAGRVEKFRKKYARKGPQASK; this is encoded by the coding sequence ATGAAGCCTGGAATCCACCCCGAGTACCGACCTGTCGTCTACCGCGACAAGGGCGCCGACTTCGCCTTCCTCACCCGTTCCACCGCCACCAGCGACCAGGCGATCGAGTGGACCGACGGCAACACCTACCCGGTCATCGACGTCCAGATCTCGTCCGCCAGTCACCCTTTCTGGACCGGCAAGCAGCGCCTGCTCGACACCGCTGGTCGGGTCGAGAAGTTCCGCAAGAAGTACGCCCGCAAGGGACCGCAGGCCAGCAAATGA
- a CDS encoding GTP-binding protein has protein sequence MSSSPRAPAHARTTDADTRPSLTVLSGFWPAATFAVARTLLAADPSLLLVRHDLTAIRNGVVRRVIRSGAGIVEDQRVDLVHGCVSCTLREDVLPTLVRLARGNPGHDLVLMLPEAVEPEAVAAACDHCLVDGAPVAELIRVDSFITVLDAELLLDGLASTDDLTALGIQTAEDDHRALADVVVRQIEYADTLVLWGQSREGAFDTSRLSVLLQRMAPWAVRIRVDGDSVDAGTLNRQLRHTHRYQPETPGMLARGLQGYPLGTHEPESDCGVVSVVFRACRPFHPQRLHDVLEEVNAEMVRSRGHLWLASQPDTVVAWEFAGGGLSMGSLGHWLVSLPEDRWEHVHDQRRLAAALQWDPYYGDRHQHLVFIGLDADPAELHRTLTGCLLTDAELADGEETWRTYHDPFAGCFPLDAGELTDTGTDTEGAQPV, from the coding sequence ATGTCCTCGTCACCACGGGCACCTGCCCACGCCCGGACAACCGACGCCGATACCCGCCCGTCGCTGACCGTGCTGTCCGGATTCTGGCCGGCGGCGACCTTCGCCGTTGCCCGTACGCTGCTCGCTGCTGATCCGTCGTTGTTGCTGGTGCGGCACGACCTCACCGCGATCCGTAACGGTGTGGTCCGTCGGGTGATCCGCTCGGGAGCCGGCATCGTCGAGGACCAGCGGGTGGATCTGGTGCACGGCTGTGTCTCCTGCACCCTGCGGGAGGATGTGCTGCCCACCCTCGTGCGGCTCGCTCGTGGCAATCCCGGTCACGACCTTGTGCTGATGCTGCCGGAGGCGGTGGAGCCCGAAGCGGTCGCCGCCGCCTGCGACCACTGCCTCGTCGACGGGGCGCCGGTCGCCGAACTCATCCGCGTCGACTCGTTCATCACGGTCCTCGACGCCGAGCTTCTGCTCGACGGCCTTGCCAGCACCGACGATCTCACCGCGCTCGGTATCCAGACCGCGGAGGACGATCATCGCGCGCTCGCCGACGTCGTTGTCCGGCAGATCGAGTACGCCGACACCCTGGTGCTCTGGGGGCAGTCCCGGGAAGGTGCCTTCGACACCAGCAGGTTGTCGGTCCTGCTGCAGCGGATGGCGCCCTGGGCGGTGCGCATCCGGGTCGACGGCGACTCCGTGGACGCCGGCACACTGAACCGTCAGCTGCGGCACACCCATCGGTACCAGCCGGAGACTCCCGGAATGCTTGCCCGAGGACTGCAGGGCTACCCGCTGGGCACCCATGAGCCGGAGTCCGACTGCGGGGTGGTCTCCGTCGTCTTCCGTGCCTGTCGGCCGTTTCATCCGCAGCGCCTGCACGACGTACTGGAAGAGGTCAACGCCGAGATGGTCCGCTCGCGGGGTCACCTCTGGCTGGCCAGCCAACCAGACACCGTGGTGGCCTGGGAGTTCGCTGGCGGCGGCCTGTCCATGGGGTCGCTCGGACACTGGCTGGTCAGCCTGCCCGAGGACCGCTGGGAGCATGTCCACGACCAGCGCCGGCTCGCCGCGGCCCTGCAGTGGGACCCCTACTACGGCGACCGGCACCAGCATCTGGTCTTCATCGGCCTCGACGCCGATCCGGCCGAGTTGCACCGCACCCTCACCGGCTGCCTACTCACCGACGCTGAACTCGCCGACGGGGAGGAGACCTGGCGGACGTACCACGACCCGTTCGCCGGGTGCTTCCCCCTCGACGCGGGGGAGTTGACCGACACCGGCACCGACACCGAAGGAGCGCAGCCCGTATGA
- a CDS encoding ABC transporter ATP-binding protein, which translates to MQVTDEQSGAVADSTIDAAQVRRQAKTAGESLNSLLRPVAGSIRFAIGMQLVASVATIAPYVAIAELGKLFLADGPVEAGRVWLVVGLVTGALGLRVLFGGGALVVTHFADARMQAVLRRRITAHLGRVPLGWFTRNSSGLVRKATQNDINDLHYLVAHGAVETTAALTVPLVGLVYLVVLDWRLALLGICTLPVYAIAYAVMARGMTAKMIEMDRGIAAISATIIEFVAGISVVKTFGQAGKAHERYRKAATGFGEAYTAWVQPMLRTDAITSIALSAPVVLLVTLAGGTWLMSADQVGPVDVLTAGLVAMTLPTAIVTVSYGMQARREAAAAAQRIVDLLNTPVLPLAAHPRDPADATVAFEDVSFSYDGTTTVLDDISLRLPIGSVTALVGPSGSGKSTLATLLPRFHDVTSGRVSVGGVDVRELSQRALYERVGFVLQDVQLLRLSVADNIRLARPDASLDQVRAAAQAAQIDARILELPRGYDSVIGDDAQLSGGEAQRVSIARAILADPPILVLDEATAYADPESEAAIQDALSRLTGGRTLLVIAHRLGSIVGADQIAVLSAGRLVELGTHPELVAAQGEYARMWQIYTSASAATGNAAATTSTGGQR; encoded by the coding sequence ATGCAGGTAACGGACGAGCAGAGCGGGGCGGTCGCGGACTCGACCATCGACGCTGCGCAGGTACGACGCCAGGCTAAGACCGCCGGGGAGTCACTGAATTCCCTGCTGCGTCCGGTCGCCGGCTCGATCAGGTTCGCGATCGGTATGCAGCTCGTCGCCTCGGTGGCAACGATCGCGCCCTACGTCGCGATCGCGGAACTGGGCAAACTGTTCCTGGCGGACGGGCCGGTCGAGGCCGGACGGGTGTGGCTGGTCGTCGGTCTCGTGACCGGTGCCCTCGGTCTGCGGGTGCTGTTCGGCGGGGGCGCGCTCGTGGTCACCCATTTCGCCGACGCCCGGATGCAGGCGGTGCTGCGCCGACGGATCACCGCGCACCTGGGACGGGTGCCACTGGGCTGGTTCACCCGCAACTCCTCGGGGCTGGTGCGTAAGGCGACCCAGAACGACATAAACGACCTGCACTACCTCGTCGCGCACGGCGCGGTCGAGACGACCGCCGCGCTGACCGTCCCGCTCGTCGGACTGGTCTATCTCGTGGTCCTCGACTGGCGCCTGGCGCTGCTGGGCATCTGCACCCTGCCGGTCTACGCGATCGCCTACGCGGTCATGGCCCGCGGGATGACGGCGAAGATGATCGAGATGGACCGCGGCATCGCGGCGATCAGCGCAACGATCATCGAGTTCGTCGCCGGCATCTCGGTCGTCAAGACCTTCGGGCAGGCGGGCAAGGCACATGAGCGCTACCGCAAGGCGGCCACCGGCTTCGGCGAGGCGTACACCGCGTGGGTGCAGCCGATGCTGCGCACCGACGCGATCACGAGCATCGCACTCAGCGCCCCGGTAGTGCTGCTGGTAACCCTGGCCGGTGGCACATGGTTGATGTCGGCCGACCAGGTCGGCCCAGTCGACGTGCTCACCGCGGGCCTGGTGGCGATGACCCTGCCAACCGCGATCGTCACGGTCAGCTACGGGATGCAGGCCCGGCGTGAGGCCGCCGCTGCCGCCCAACGGATCGTCGACCTGCTCAACACGCCGGTGCTACCGCTCGCCGCGCATCCACGCGATCCCGCCGACGCGACGGTCGCGTTCGAGGACGTGTCGTTCAGCTACGACGGCACGACGACGGTGCTCGACGACATCAGCCTGCGGCTGCCGATAGGCAGCGTCACCGCGCTGGTAGGGCCATCCGGCTCCGGCAAGTCCACGCTCGCCACGCTGCTGCCGCGGTTCCATGACGTGACCAGCGGACGGGTCAGCGTCGGCGGGGTCGACGTGCGCGAGCTCAGCCAGCGTGCCCTGTACGAGCGGGTCGGCTTCGTACTCCAGGACGTGCAGCTCCTGCGGCTGAGCGTCGCGGACAACATCCGCCTGGCCCGCCCGGATGCCTCCCTCGACCAGGTACGGGCCGCAGCCCAGGCGGCGCAGATCGACGCCCGCATCCTCGAACTGCCGCGGGGCTACGACTCGGTGATCGGCGACGACGCGCAGCTCTCGGGCGGGGAGGCACAGCGGGTGTCCATCGCGCGCGCCATCCTCGCCGACCCGCCGATCCTCGTGCTCGACGAGGCGACCGCCTATGCCGACCCGGAATCGGAGGCTGCCATCCAGGACGCTCTCTCCCGACTCACCGGCGGCCGGACTCTACTGGTTATCGCACACCGGCTCGGTTCGATCGTCGGCGCCGACCAGATCGCCGTCCTCAGCGCCGGACGCCTGGTCGAACTCGGCACCCACCCCGAGCTCGTCGCCGCGCAGGGCGAGTACGCACGGATGTGGCAGATCTACACCTCGGCATCCGCAGCGACCGGAAACGCCGCGGCGACGACGTCGACAGGAGGACAGCGATGA
- a CDS encoding ABC transporter ATP-binding protein, whose product MIRQLRAVLGPQDQRLYTRFLIWATAYGVLQGVAIVFLVPIARALIAGDYPATLAWLGGMLVAVLACSVAHYTQAMLGYQVAVIVLKTMHLNIGDHLVKLPIGWFAGKVGRVAQVASKGTLAVGGGAAHLMTPLITGIAGPATVTVAMFFLDWRLGLTLLAAAPVVALASRGASRLISRSDAAVHAAAVEANDRVIEFARAQGVLRAFGRSAEGYEPLEDATQRQRVAVRRNLVESVLGLILSGVAIQLTFSIFIVLAASFALGGTLTGAELIALLGVMARFVQPLNEIGEYGGSIRSARSELARIQEIMDATPLPEPDGAATVVEPGAIEFDAVRFGYRTGEPVLNGISFRVPPRTMTALVGPSGSGKTTVTRLIARFYDIDAGTVRVGGVDVRDQRADDLMAQLSLVFQDVYLFDDTLRENVRIGNPAATEEEIDRAAHLAGVSEIAARLPHGWNTKVGEAGSALSGGERQRVSIARAILKNTPIVLLDEATAALDPENEAYVQDSMRTLMARSTLLVIAHKLSTVMAADQIVVLGDDGSVVERGRHDELLAAGGRYADFWHERDRARGWTLQPAQA is encoded by the coding sequence ATGATCCGCCAGCTCCGGGCAGTCCTGGGACCCCAGGACCAACGCCTCTACACCCGGTTCCTGATCTGGGCGACTGCCTACGGGGTCCTGCAAGGCGTCGCGATCGTCTTCCTGGTGCCCATCGCCCGGGCGCTGATCGCAGGCGACTACCCGGCGACGCTCGCCTGGCTTGGCGGCATGCTCGTCGCGGTCCTGGCCTGCTCGGTCGCGCACTACACGCAGGCGATGCTCGGATACCAGGTCGCGGTGATCGTGCTGAAGACCATGCATCTGAACATCGGCGACCACCTGGTGAAGCTGCCGATCGGCTGGTTCGCCGGCAAGGTCGGCCGGGTCGCCCAGGTCGCCAGCAAGGGCACGCTCGCGGTCGGCGGCGGCGCGGCCCACCTGATGACCCCGCTCATCACCGGGATCGCCGGGCCGGCGACGGTGACGGTCGCAATGTTCTTCCTCGACTGGCGTCTCGGGCTCACCCTGCTCGCGGCCGCACCGGTGGTCGCGCTGGCGAGCCGCGGGGCCAGCCGGCTGATCTCCCGCTCGGACGCCGCGGTACACGCCGCCGCGGTCGAAGCCAACGACCGGGTGATCGAGTTCGCCCGCGCCCAAGGCGTCCTGCGCGCCTTCGGCCGCTCGGCGGAAGGCTACGAACCGCTGGAGGACGCCACGCAACGGCAACGCGTCGCCGTACGCCGAAACCTCGTCGAATCGGTGCTCGGACTGATCCTCAGCGGCGTGGCGATCCAACTCACGTTCTCGATCTTCATCGTGCTGGCCGCGAGCTTCGCTCTGGGCGGCACATTGACCGGGGCTGAGCTGATCGCCCTGCTCGGGGTCATGGCCCGGTTCGTACAGCCGCTCAACGAAATCGGAGAGTACGGCGGCTCAATCCGCTCCGCCCGCAGTGAACTGGCGCGCATCCAGGAGATCATGGACGCCACGCCGCTTCCCGAACCGGACGGTGCCGCCACCGTCGTCGAGCCCGGCGCGATCGAGTTCGACGCTGTCCGATTCGGTTACCGCACCGGTGAACCGGTGCTGAACGGAATCTCCTTCCGAGTGCCACCTCGTACGATGACCGCCCTGGTCGGACCCTCCGGTTCCGGCAAGACCACGGTCACCCGGCTCATCGCCCGGTTCTACGACATCGACGCCGGAACCGTGCGGGTCGGCGGCGTCGACGTACGTGACCAACGCGCCGACGACCTCATGGCCCAGCTCTCGCTGGTCTTTCAGGACGTCTATCTGTTCGACGACACCCTGCGCGAGAACGTCCGCATCGGCAACCCCGCCGCCACTGAGGAGGAGATCGACCGTGCCGCGCACCTGGCCGGCGTCAGCGAGATCGCCGCTCGGCTGCCACACGGGTGGAACACCAAGGTCGGTGAGGCCGGCTCAGCGCTTTCCGGCGGGGAACGCCAACGGGTCTCGATCGCCCGCGCAATCCTGAAGAACACCCCGATCGTCCTGCTCGACGAGGCGACCGCCGCCCTCGACCCCGAGAACGAGGCCTACGTGCAGGACTCCATGCGCACCCTCATGGCACGCAGCACCCTACTGGTCATCGCACACAAGCTCTCCACGGTGATGGCCGCCGACCAGATCGTGGTGCTCGGCGACGACGGCAGCGTCGTCGAACGGGGCCGCCACGACGAACTGCTGGCGGCAGGAGGCCGCTATGCCGACTTCTGGCACGAACGCGACCGCGCCCGTGGCTGGACGCTACAACCAGCGCAGGCCTGA
- a CDS encoding trans-aconitate 2-methyltransferase — protein sequence MLDQYQEAGEFLDLLSVDAWEALRTPVQQALVGSSSSAPAVDLGAGSGRGVQILAETLPAGEIIAVEPSPVQRAALHARIVDDPDLVSRTTVVAGTAQQVALPESIGAVLAMNMIGHLTAAERGALWQRLASRLCDGAPLVVNLQPPAEAVAVPESEFTTVRVGRLRYQGSGAAQPAGADQVTWRMRYRVLDDEGRSVREIVADYTWYVVSESQLIEELSAAGFTTEVGQFGVVRAVRG from the coding sequence GTGCTCGATCAGTACCAGGAAGCCGGGGAGTTCCTCGACCTGTTGAGCGTCGATGCCTGGGAGGCTCTGCGCACGCCGGTCCAGCAGGCTCTCGTCGGTTCTTCTTCATCCGCTCCCGCCGTGGATCTGGGTGCCGGCAGTGGACGTGGTGTCCAGATCCTGGCCGAGACCCTGCCGGCGGGCGAGATCATCGCGGTGGAGCCGTCACCGGTGCAGCGGGCGGCCCTGCACGCCCGGATTGTCGACGACCCGGATCTCGTCTCCCGTACGACGGTCGTTGCCGGCACCGCGCAACAGGTCGCCCTGCCTGAGTCGATCGGTGCGGTGTTGGCGATGAACATGATCGGCCATCTGACGGCGGCGGAACGCGGTGCGCTCTGGCAACGCCTGGCCAGTCGGCTGTGTGACGGTGCCCCGCTGGTGGTGAATCTGCAGCCGCCAGCCGAGGCGGTAGCCGTCCCGGAGTCGGAGTTCACCACGGTGCGGGTGGGTCGGCTCCGCTACCAGGGCAGCGGAGCCGCACAGCCCGCCGGGGCCGACCAGGTGACCTGGCGGATGCGGTACCGGGTGCTCGACGACGAAGGTCGATCGGTGCGGGAGATCGTGGCGGACTACACGTGGTACGTGGTGTCGGAGTCACAACTCATCGAGGAGCTGTCGGCGGCTGGCTTCACGACCGAGGTCGGACAGTTCGGTGTCGTGCGCGCGGTGCGCGGATGA